A part of Endomicrobiales bacterium genomic DNA contains:
- a CDS encoding GIY-YIG nuclease family protein, translating to MWYMYILECCDDRFYIGMTNNVQKRLSEHQSGKGGRFTRSFGVKKLLYQEEYTTKQEAMKREAQVKGFTKKQKITLINGKH from the coding sequence ATGTGGTATATGTACATTCTTGAGTGTTGCGATGATAGATTTTATATTGGTATGACAAACAATGTGCAAAAGCGTTTAAGCGAACACCAATCAGGCAAAGGTGGGCGTTTCACCCGTTCTTTTGGCGTAAAAAAGTTACTCTATCAGGAAGAATACACCACCAAGCAGGAAGCAATGAAGCGAGAAGCACAGGTAAAAGGTTTTACAAAAAAACAAAAAATAACTTTGATTAATGGAAAACATTAG
- the gltX gene encoding glutamate--tRNA ligase, which yields MENNFRVRFAPSPTGYLHIGGVRTALFNWLLAKQKKGTFILRIEDTDEARSNEESVGAIIDGMNWLGLTWDEGPGKENPKYAPYYQMQRKELGIYQKYIDILLAEGKAYPCYCTQEEVEKMRHDATASKRPPKYNGTCSCLSAEQRKEKEAQGRTAVIRFKMPQEGRVEFEDIVRGHMAFENSLLDDFVIMKTNGVPTYNFACVIDDHLMEISHVIRGDDHLSNTPRQVHLFKALNWKLPIFAHLSMILGPDGSRLSKRHGHTSVLEYETEGYLPEAMINYLSLLGWATEDSQNLFKLDELISKFSLERCSKSPATFDPQKLVWMNGEYVRSMAAAELVKRFFAWADKTPIKDKIAAWDRSLMEKVITLEHEKTKLLKDVYGLIDFFFSENVEYVPEAVSKVLKTPTALEVLKESATRLANKDNFSAEALEKFARDLAVEKGLKNGQIFHPLRVSVSGRTQGPSLFHMMEVLGSQETLRRINVCIEKLSANPPLI from the coding sequence ATGGAAAATAATTTTCGCGTTCGTTTTGCTCCAAGCCCAACTGGGTATTTGCACATTGGAGGTGTTCGTACAGCGCTATTTAACTGGCTATTGGCAAAACAAAAAAAAGGCACATTTATTTTGCGTATAGAAGACACCGACGAAGCCCGCTCAAATGAAGAATCGGTTGGCGCAATAATTGATGGCATGAATTGGCTTGGCTTAACTTGGGACGAAGGCCCTGGCAAAGAAAACCCAAAGTACGCGCCCTATTACCAGATGCAGCGCAAAGAGCTTGGCATATATCAAAAGTACATTGACATATTATTAGCTGAGGGCAAGGCGTATCCATGCTACTGTACCCAAGAAGAAGTAGAAAAAATGCGCCATGACGCCACTGCAAGCAAACGCCCTCCAAAGTACAACGGTACCTGTTCTTGCCTAAGCGCGGAGCAAAGAAAAGAAAAAGAAGCACAAGGCCGCACTGCGGTAATTCGTTTTAAAATGCCGCAAGAAGGCAGAGTAGAGTTTGAAGATATTGTGCGCGGTCATATGGCATTTGAAAACTCTCTTTTAGATGACTTTGTTATAATGAAAACTAATGGTGTACCAACATATAACTTTGCCTGCGTAATAGATGACCACCTTATGGAAATAAGCCATGTAATTCGCGGTGACGACCATCTTTCAAACACCCCAAGGCAGGTGCATTTATTTAAAGCACTCAATTGGAAATTGCCAATATTTGCGCATTTATCAATGATTTTAGGGCCAGACGGTTCACGCCTTTCAAAGCGCCATGGCCACACCTCAGTTTTGGAATACGAGACCGAGGGCTACTTACCAGAGGCAATGATAAACTATCTGTCATTGCTTGGTTGGGCAACTGAAGACAGCCAAAACCTATTTAAACTTGATGAGTTAATTTCAAAGTTTTCGCTTGAACGATGCTCCAAAAGCCCCGCAACATTTGACCCTCAAAAATTAGTTTGGATGAATGGGGAATATGTTCGTTCAATGGCTGCTGCTGAACTTGTTAAGCGTTTTTTCGCATGGGCTGATAAAACACCAATAAAAGACAAAATTGCTGCTTGGGACCGCTCCTTAATGGAAAAAGTAATAACACTTGAACACGAAAAAACAAAATTGCTAAAAGATGTTTATGGTTTAATTGACTTCTTTTTTAGCGAAAATGTAGAATATGTTCCCGAAGCGGTATCAAAGGTGCTTAAAACACCAACCGCGCTTGAAGTATTAAAAGAATCCGCCACGCGCCTTGCAAACAAAGACAATTTTTCTGCTGAGGCACTTGAAAAATTCGCACGCGATTTAGCGGTAGAAAAAGGCCTTAAAAACGGGCAAATATTTCACCCATTAAGGGTTAGTGTTTCGGGTAGAACGCAGGGGCCAAGTTTATTCCATATGATGGAGGTTTTGGGCTCGCAGGAAACATTGCGCAGAATAAATGTGTGTATTGAAAAATTAAGTGCGAACCCGCCATTAATTTAA
- a CDS encoding HlyD family secretion protein — protein MADAKKETLKKSTDNGKIDEPIDEVPLYSKKRVMIPLIISAAVVMIAIVCWYLSIAGTIYTDDAYVDGNRVIVSSKYTGRISELKAEEGDNVKTGQVLVKLDDSDLSAQEKQSKSALEYARQNLELATVNSSKNEEDYARAENQFTNNVITKEQFDHAKKSLEAAKAQDAIAQAQIDSASAQLGVIRAQLKNIVIESPMNGIVAKKWAMPGDVVQVAQPILTVYDISNLWITANLEETKFGRIHLNQTVYVYIDAYKKHKFTGKVIQLGANTASQFSLIPPNNASGNFTKVTQRIPVKISIDLNQDSNKIESVRILPGMSAEVRLNTK, from the coding sequence ATGGCTGATGCAAAAAAAGAAACGCTTAAAAAATCAACTGATAACGGCAAAATTGACGAGCCGATTGACGAGGTTCCATTGTACAGCAAGAAAAGGGTGATGATACCGCTTATAATTTCTGCTGCTGTGGTAATGATAGCAATTGTTTGTTGGTATCTCAGTATTGCTGGGACTATTTACACAGACGACGCTTATGTTGATGGCAACAGGGTTATTGTTAGTTCAAAATACACAGGCAGGATTTCTGAGCTTAAGGCAGAGGAAGGAGATAATGTAAAAACAGGGCAAGTGCTTGTAAAATTGGATGATTCCGACCTCAGCGCTCAGGAAAAACAGTCAAAATCTGCGCTTGAATACGCCCGCCAAAACCTTGAACTGGCAACAGTTAACTCTTCAAAAAATGAAGAAGATTATGCAAGGGCTGAAAACCAATTCACAAATAATGTTATTACCAAGGAGCAGTTTGATCACGCGAAAAAGTCGCTGGAGGCTGCAAAAGCGCAAGATGCCATTGCTCAAGCGCAAATTGATTCAGCATCTGCACAGCTTGGCGTTATCAGGGCCCAACTGAAAAACATAGTAATAGAATCTCCTATGAACGGTATTGTTGCCAAAAAATGGGCTATGCCAGGAGATGTTGTTCAAGTGGCTCAGCCAATTCTGACAGTATATGACATATCCAATTTATGGATTACAGCAAACCTTGAGGAAACAAAGTTTGGGCGCATTCATTTAAACCAAACTGTTTATGTTTACATTGACGCATACAAAAAACATAAATTTACCGGTAAAGTAATTCAGCTCGGCGCGAACACAGCATCGCAATTTTCGCTGATTCCCCCAAATAATGCCTCTGGAAACTTTACGAAAGTAACTCAAAGAATACCGGTTAAAATATCTATTGATTTAAACCAGGATTCCAATAAAATTGAGTCGGTAAGAATTCTTCCAGGAATGTCCGCGGAAGTAAGACTTAACACTAAATAA
- a CDS encoding CvpA family protein, whose amino-acid sequence MFNIFDGAVIAIIFLIGIFGFRVGVLMSLFYFIAGFGGAWVAQSYARMLGINYYIVFIVAALLLLIIGFVIKRVVGALFLGWLDKSLGFIMGAIIALWLVISVMYPYTLNMDKAVRKITSASYFSQKVLPWLNNKFPVLQKFSIGDAKNAFPPVKETFKKEE is encoded by the coding sequence ATGTTTAATATTTTTGACGGCGCTGTAATTGCAATAATATTTTTAATAGGCATTTTTGGTTTTAGAGTAGGTGTTTTAATGAGCCTGTTTTATTTTATTGCCGGCTTTGGCGGTGCGTGGGTTGCCCAAAGCTACGCCCGTATGCTTGGCATCAACTACTACATAGTTTTTATTGTTGCGGCACTGTTACTTTTAATTATTGGTTTTGTAATAAAAAGAGTTGTTGGCGCTCTGTTCCTTGGTTGGCTGGACAAGTCTTTAGGTTTTATAATGGGCGCGATAATTGCGTTGTGGCTTGTAATATCTGTAATGTATCCATATACTTTAAATATGGATAAAGCCGTGCGAAAAATAACATCTGCTTCTTACTTTTCGCAAAAAGTGCTGCCATGGTTAAACAATAAATTTCCGGTTTTACAAAAATTTTCAATTGGTGATGCAAAAAATGCCTTTCCACCAGTCAAAGAAACCTTTAAAAAAGAAGAATAA
- a CDS encoding DUF1844 domain-containing protein, which produces MEEKNINKDFLNLLLMLSSAAWQHLGKMPNAVNGKTELNLEMARAMIDIIAMFKEKTLGNLSDEEEQFLTTNLADLQINYADEVNKKMN; this is translated from the coding sequence ATGGAAGAAAAAAACATAAACAAAGATTTTTTAAATTTGCTTTTAATGCTTTCCTCAGCAGCATGGCAGCACCTTGGCAAAATGCCAAACGCAGTAAACGGCAAAACAGAATTAAACCTTGAAATGGCCCGCGCCATGATAGACATAATCGCAATGTTTAAAGAAAAAACACTCGGCAATTTATCCGACGAAGAAGAACAATTTTTAACAACAAATCTTGCCGATTTGCAAATTAATTATGCAGATGAAGTAAATAAAAAAATGAATTAG
- a CDS encoding polysaccharide deacetylase family protein — protein MENIRYFEMMKMTTAKIIILSTLFLLPVFLHAHGHEYLVSRKNIVEQFKGRIPKAWGEKLPGVKTRLKPELCNGFENRDKRDGGSFDAKTAANGNSISKGFADKNAPYLLTNSESHYKIRVNTNDKVIALTFDACGSKNDGYDEQLINFLVAQKVPATLFINSRWIDKYHKEFNGLVANNLFEIENHGLNHSPASVNGKSQYKIKGTASVGELFDEVEKNALKIEILTGKKPHFYRSGTAYYDDVAVDVIGALGYEIAGFSVLGDAGATYKKEQVKNTLLSAPPGSIVIFHMNHPEGETAEGIIEAIPLLKQQGFKFVTLSAYKLE, from the coding sequence ATGGAAAACATTAGATATTTTGAGATGATGAAAATGACAACTGCTAAAATAATTATTCTTTCAACACTATTTCTGTTGCCTGTGTTTCTTCATGCGCATGGTCACGAGTACTTGGTTAGTAGAAAAAATATTGTTGAACAATTCAAAGGCAGGATACCTAAAGCATGGGGCGAGAAGTTGCCTGGTGTGAAAACGAGGCTTAAACCCGAACTTTGCAATGGGTTTGAGAACAGAGACAAAAGAGATGGAGGTAGTTTTGACGCAAAAACTGCAGCGAATGGTAATTCCATTAGCAAAGGTTTTGCGGATAAAAATGCCCCATATCTTTTGACGAATTCCGAATCCCATTACAAAATTCGGGTTAATACTAATGACAAGGTAATCGCTTTAACATTTGATGCTTGTGGGTCAAAGAATGATGGATATGATGAACAATTAATCAACTTTTTGGTAGCGCAAAAAGTACCGGCAACGCTTTTTATAAATAGCAGGTGGATAGATAAGTACCACAAAGAGTTTAATGGTCTTGTTGCCAATAATCTCTTTGAAATAGAAAACCATGGGCTAAATCACAGTCCTGCGTCAGTTAATGGGAAAAGTCAGTATAAAATTAAAGGTACTGCAAGCGTTGGTGAGTTGTTTGATGAAGTTGAAAAGAATGCTTTAAAAATTGAAATTTTGACTGGGAAGAAACCGCATTTTTACCGCTCAGGAACCGCTTATTATGATGATGTGGCTGTGGATGTTATCGGTGCGCTTGGCTACGAGATAGCAGGTTTTAGTGTTTTAGGCGATGCAGGTGCTACATATAAAAAAGAACAAGTGAAAAATACTCTTTTGAGTGCACCGCCCGGGTCAATAGTAATATTTCATATGAACCACCCAGAAGGCGAAACCGCAGAAGGGATAATTGAAGCAATTCCATTGTTGAAGCAACAAGGTTTCAAATTTGTTACGCTTTCCGCATATAAACTTGAGTGA
- the hisG gene encoding ATP phosphoribosyltransferase, with amino-acid sequence MKKLKLGLPKGSLQESTIEIFRKAGIRVSSSDRSYFPGCDDEELEIMLVRSQEMAKYVQDGVFDAGITGYDWICESGADVEEICELLYSKSGFRPVRWVLAVPKDSKINSLKDLNGKRVATELISYVKKYFALKKIKAEVEFSWGATEAKTPALVDAIVELTETGSSLRANKLRIVKEVLTSTTRLVANKSALKNAWKREKIENLAILLKGALAAEGKVGIKLNLERKNLKTILAMLPALRKPTISQLTDDGWIALEVIMEEKTLKKLIPALKRAGAEGIIEYPLNKIIY; translated from the coding sequence ATGAAGAAACTTAAACTTGGTTTGCCAAAAGGAAGTCTGCAAGAATCAACAATTGAAATTTTTAGAAAAGCAGGCATAAGGGTATCGTCAAGCGACCGCTCGTATTTTCCAGGTTGTGACGATGAAGAACTTGAAATAATGCTTGTTCGCTCGCAAGAAATGGCAAAGTATGTGCAAGATGGTGTTTTTGATGCTGGCATAACGGGCTATGATTGGATATGTGAAAGTGGCGCTGATGTAGAAGAAATTTGCGAACTGCTTTACTCAAAGTCGGGTTTTCGCCCTGTGCGCTGGGTTCTTGCCGTACCAAAAGATTCAAAAATAAATTCCCTAAAAGACCTAAACGGCAAAAGGGTGGCAACCGAGCTTATTAGTTATGTTAAAAAATATTTTGCTTTAAAAAAAATAAAGGCAGAGGTAGAATTTTCATGGGGTGCAACAGAGGCCAAAACACCTGCCCTTGTAGATGCCATTGTTGAGTTAACCGAAACGGGTTCATCGTTGCGCGCAAACAAACTGAGAATTGTAAAGGAAGTTCTTACATCTACCACTCGCCTTGTAGCAAATAAGAGCGCGTTAAAAAATGCATGGAAGCGTGAAAAAATAGAAAACTTGGCAATACTTTTAAAAGGCGCCTTAGCCGCCGAAGGCAAAGTGGGAATAAAGCTAAACTTAGAACGCAAAAATCTTAAAACCATTTTGGCAATGTTACCGGCATTGCGCAAGCCCACAATATCACAGCTTACCGATGATGGCTGGATTGCACTTGAAGTAATAATGGAAGAAAAAACACTTAAAAAACTAATACCAGCCCTTAAGCGCGCTGGTGCGGAAGGCATAATAGAGTACCCGTTGAATAAAATAATTTACTAA
- a CDS encoding M23 family metallopeptidase, with protein sequence MKNTIKLFFFFGLCVCTFAACGQKINEPKIQKIAMTINEGDTLSQSLDYTNIAPQSKAEIITNLSKVFDPRYCRVGDNYEITADTCGVWQTFNYYKPGLDYYSLEKSSNGINALKKTRSATKVIVVSSGTIANSLWESMIKENISAETILDFADIFASHIDFLTETRNGNTFKFVQEKFVTQDGKILNGKVLAARYSASGKDNLAIYYKGTGADGSYYSPQGDSMGRMFLRAPLQFRRISSFFTLKRFHPILKHFRPHLGIDYAAASGTPISSVGVGKVIFANWSGGFGKLVKIQHPNGYITFYGHMKGFAKGIRVGAHVAQGQLVGYVGATGLATGPHLDFRIEQGGKFFNFLKMKLPPSNRIPSSEKSNFAKTVEQYAPLIK encoded by the coding sequence ATGAAAAACACTATCAAACTATTTTTCTTTTTTGGGCTTTGTGTTTGTACTTTTGCGGCATGCGGCCAAAAAATAAACGAACCAAAAATACAAAAGATAGCTATGACTATTAACGAGGGAGACACCCTTAGCCAAAGTTTAGATTACACAAACATAGCGCCACAGAGCAAAGCTGAAATTATAACTAACCTTTCAAAAGTGTTTGACCCGCGCTACTGCCGTGTAGGCGATAATTATGAAATTACCGCAGACACCTGTGGTGTGTGGCAAACTTTTAACTATTACAAACCTGGACTTGACTACTACTCGCTTGAAAAATCTTCAAATGGAATTAATGCGCTTAAAAAAACGAGGTCAGCAACAAAAGTGATTGTTGTTTCCTCTGGCACTATTGCAAACTCTCTTTGGGAGTCAATGATTAAAGAAAATATATCGGCTGAAACTATCCTTGACTTTGCCGACATTTTTGCATCTCACATTGACTTTCTTACGGAAACACGAAACGGCAATACATTTAAATTTGTGCAAGAAAAATTTGTAACGCAAGATGGTAAAATATTAAACGGAAAAGTGCTTGCAGCACGCTACAGCGCATCGGGCAAAGACAACTTGGCAATATACTATAAAGGCACTGGAGCGGACGGTTCATACTACTCGCCTCAGGGCGATTCAATGGGTAGAATGTTTTTAAGGGCTCCTTTACAATTTAGGCGCATTAGTTCTTTTTTTACACTTAAAAGGTTTCACCCTATTTTAAAGCATTTTAGGCCGCATTTGGGAATTGACTACGCCGCCGCAAGTGGAACGCCAATTTCATCGGTAGGTGTTGGAAAAGTTATTTTTGCAAATTGGTCGGGCGGTTTTGGCAAACTGGTTAAAATACAGCACCCCAACGGATACATAACATTTTATGGTCACATGAAAGGTTTTGCAAAAGGAATAAGGGTTGGCGCGCATGTTGCGCAGGGCCAGCTTGTTGGCTATGTAGGCGCTACTGGCCTTGCAACCGGACCACACTTAGATTTTCGCATTGAACAAGGTGGAAAGTTTTTTAACTTTCTTAAAATGAAACTACCGCCATCAAACCGCATACCATCTTCTGAAAAAAGTAACTTTGCTAAAACCGTTGAGCAGTACGCTCCTCTCATAAAATAA
- a CDS encoding DUF1015 domain-containing protein — protein sequence MAEIKSFNGVRYAQSEISKLICPPYDIISAKEKTKLQKNSPYNMVRLELSDPSGTKNKYANAAMLFNNWQADGALITDNKPSFYIYEQTFKDDGKTHKRCGFFAALKAQDPQKGEVKPHEKTLSKPKADRLKLLRAVKANLSPIFGLFNDKNKTFNKVVKAVTSGKPVSVCVDKDGTKQKLWQLSDKASCKSLEQLLKNQNIFIADGHHRYETAWNYACERAKKDKNSKTAEYNFVMAYVCPMEDTGLVVWPTHRVFTKPVNFDSRVAEYFKVLSASAYAKLSKTSGLQPLMVYENAKAKTLVLKDEKLLARFMPDKCKAYRNLAVSVLHSILIPELVPEKITFVKNGKEAIALAKKQKNIAVLVPATPVIAIKKIALAGQTMPQKSTYFYPKVSTGIVIHKV from the coding sequence GTGGCAGAAATTAAAAGTTTCAATGGTGTGCGTTACGCTCAAAGTGAAATATCAAAACTAATTTGCCCGCCATACGATATTATTTCAGCTAAAGAAAAAACTAAGTTGCAAAAAAACTCGCCATATAATATGGTACGCTTAGAACTTTCAGACCCATCTGGCACAAAAAACAAATACGCAAATGCCGCCATGCTTTTTAATAATTGGCAGGCAGATGGGGCTCTCATAACCGACAACAAACCATCTTTCTATATATATGAACAAACATTTAAAGATGACGGCAAAACACACAAACGATGTGGTTTTTTTGCAGCATTAAAAGCGCAAGACCCTCAAAAAGGCGAAGTTAAGCCGCATGAAAAAACGCTCTCAAAACCAAAAGCAGACCGCCTAAAGTTGTTGCGTGCGGTAAAAGCAAACTTAAGCCCCATATTTGGTTTGTTTAACGATAAAAATAAAACTTTCAACAAGGTTGTAAAAGCAGTAACATCGGGTAAACCTGTTTCGGTTTGTGTAGATAAAGACGGCACAAAACAAAAACTTTGGCAATTATCCGATAAAGCTTCCTGCAAATCGCTGGAGCAGTTGCTAAAAAACCAAAACATATTTATTGCCGATGGGCATCATCGTTATGAAACAGCTTGGAACTATGCCTGTGAGCGCGCGAAGAAAGATAAAAACAGTAAAACCGCCGAATATAATTTCGTAATGGCTTATGTTTGCCCCATGGAAGATACAGGCCTTGTAGTTTGGCCAACTCACAGAGTTTTTACAAAACCTGTAAATTTTGACTCAAGAGTTGCAGAGTATTTCAAAGTTCTTTCTGCAAGTGCTTATGCGAAACTTTCAAAAACAAGTGGTTTGCAACCGTTAATGGTTTATGAAAATGCCAAAGCAAAAACACTTGTATTAAAAGATGAAAAACTTCTTGCGCGTTTTATGCCCGATAAGTGCAAGGCATATCGCAACCTTGCGGTAAGTGTGTTGCACTCAATTTTAATACCGGAACTTGTACCCGAAAAAATAACTTTTGTAAAAAATGGCAAAGAAGCGATTGCACTTGCGAAAAAGCAAAAGAACATAGCGGTACTTGTGCCGGCAACACCGGTAATTGCAATTAAAAAAATTGCGCTTGCAGGGCAAACAATGCCGCAAAAATCTACTTACTTTTACCCAAAGGTTTCAACCGGTATAGTAATACATAAGGTATAA
- a CDS encoding DHA2 family efflux MFS transporter permease subunit encodes MAKLPHHAVKHNLVARIPSLHHGHDSYKWWVLVNIMIGTFIAVLDSTIVNVGLPDIMASFGTSIDKIEWVITAYMLAFGIVLPACGWVADHIGYKRTYFIALGIFTLGSFLCGLAWNETSLITFRVIQGIGAGFIMPVGMAIVMREFPARQRGMALGFWGIAAAASVSFGPLIGGYLIDNVSWQAIFDVNVPIGIFGMLATWVIQREYRSESVRDFDFWGFFSMAVFLTSLLLALSEGNASWNTGGWSSNFILSCFAISLIGFVVFIFVEMNAKHPFVDLKLFKNFNFGVTNIILFIFGLSMFGSTFLLPLYLQNALGYTAYQSGLVFLPVGILQGMISPISGIMSDKLDARIPAITGIILLTLSFFLNNSLSLFSEHTQIMIPLYLRGLAMGLLFTPLSSLALSGISKHQMAQASGLFNVIRQIGGSFGIAIFGTILTQRNIYHMALYGQAVDVNSAVFKAVSSNLARLVQWTGGNTINWSSMQANAIIGTHVAQQAFVQAVDDAFFVAAVISVLAVFPVIFLSKSRNNSNSKNNIVE; translated from the coding sequence ATGGCAAAACTTCCACATCATGCGGTAAAACATAATTTAGTAGCGCGTATCCCTTCGCTCCATCACGGACATGATTCATATAAATGGTGGGTACTCGTCAACATAATGATAGGTACATTCATAGCAGTGCTTGATTCAACTATCGTCAATGTCGGGCTGCCGGACATTATGGCATCTTTCGGAACAAGTATTGATAAAATTGAATGGGTTATAACCGCCTATATGCTAGCTTTCGGAATCGTACTGCCCGCATGCGGTTGGGTTGCCGATCACATCGGATATAAAAGAACATATTTTATAGCATTGGGAATTTTCACATTAGGTTCATTTTTGTGCGGTTTGGCATGGAACGAAACATCACTGATAACGTTTCGGGTAATTCAAGGAATTGGTGCAGGTTTTATTATGCCAGTTGGTATGGCAATAGTTATGAGGGAGTTTCCTGCACGCCAAAGAGGTATGGCGCTTGGTTTTTGGGGTATTGCGGCGGCGGCTTCCGTTTCATTCGGGCCTTTGATAGGCGGTTATCTTATTGACAACGTTAGTTGGCAGGCAATATTCGATGTCAATGTCCCTATAGGAATATTCGGAATGTTAGCAACTTGGGTAATACAACGCGAATATAGGTCGGAATCAGTTCGCGATTTTGATTTCTGGGGGTTTTTCTCAATGGCGGTGTTTTTAACATCGCTGCTTCTGGCTTTATCTGAAGGAAATGCCTCATGGAATACTGGCGGATGGTCTTCAAACTTCATACTTTCCTGCTTTGCGATTTCTCTAATAGGGTTTGTGGTATTCATATTTGTTGAAATGAATGCTAAACACCCATTCGTTGATTTAAAACTATTCAAAAATTTTAATTTCGGCGTCACAAACATTATTCTATTCATATTCGGCCTAAGCATGTTCGGGAGCACATTTCTGTTGCCACTTTACCTACAAAACGCTCTTGGATATACAGCCTATCAATCAGGATTAGTGTTCCTGCCTGTTGGAATATTGCAGGGTATGATATCCCCCATATCTGGCATAATGTCGGATAAATTAGACGCAAGAATCCCTGCAATTACCGGCATTATATTATTAACCTTAAGCTTTTTCCTCAATAATTCTCTATCTCTTTTTTCTGAACATACGCAAATAATGATTCCCCTATACTTACGAGGACTTGCAATGGGTCTTCTATTCACACCACTAAGCTCACTTGCCTTATCAGGCATATCAAAGCATCAAATGGCGCAGGCATCGGGGTTGTTTAATGTTATAAGACAAATTGGCGGTAGTTTTGGCATTGCAATATTCGGCACAATTCTTACCCAAAGAAACATTTATCATATGGCGCTATATGGGCAAGCGGTTGATGTCAACTCGGCTGTTTTCAAAGCTGTTTCTTCCAATCTTGCACGGCTTGTACAGTGGACTGGTGGAAACACAATAAATTGGAGCTCAATGCAGGCTAATGCAATTATTGGTACCCATGTCGCTCAACAAGCATTTGTACAAGCTGTAGATGATGCGTTCTTTGTTGCGGCTGTAATAAGTGTACTGGCAGTATTTCCAGTAATATTTCTTAGCAAAAGCAGAAACAACTCAAATTCTAAAAATAATATAGTAGAGTAG
- a CDS encoding TolC family protein, producing the protein MKKIFTILSVMAVLAQASFCSELVNQTSNGNKELTLEKTISMLIENNLALKDAEQSAQAAIARSKQKAGELLPQIDIQASYTKLSPDPEIAFPGFGTIQFFPEQNYDAHITAKQTLFDFGKKWDSYKAAKYSSEAVQNNTTAVKSNLILQTQYTYYSIILLQKSIEVQEQELNALREYLDITQKKLASGSATSFDVLTIQVKVEEAKNKKVDLENNLTKQSITLRRLICLSDDIPFTVSGELQVQQEKVDAGYFVSLALTQRPELKAARNIVMSSKMQLGSTGSERYPTINLFYEYGYKNAYFPDMSAILENTVAGAQFEMPIFSGFKTYNKVKEAKANYASTQSKEKDIENMVVAEVKQAISDVETNIEKIEAAEIHVKLALEAVTQAKVRFENGVITNLDMINAQTALDEAKLLQLQANFNYIISMDMLKKAAGITSDIKN; encoded by the coding sequence ATGAAAAAAATATTTACTATTCTGTCGGTAATGGCGGTTTTAGCTCAGGCATCATTTTGCTCAGAACTTGTAAACCAGACATCTAACGGAAACAAGGAACTGACACTTGAAAAAACCATCAGCATGCTAATTGAAAATAATCTGGCACTCAAAGATGCCGAACAATCCGCACAAGCAGCCATCGCCCGCAGCAAACAAAAAGCAGGCGAGTTGTTACCGCAAATTGATATTCAAGCAAGCTACACAAAACTCTCACCCGACCCGGAAATCGCATTTCCGGGTTTCGGTACGATACAGTTTTTCCCAGAACAAAATTACGATGCGCATATAACCGCCAAACAAACACTTTTTGATTTTGGGAAAAAATGGGATTCGTACAAAGCCGCGAAGTATTCTTCTGAAGCTGTGCAAAACAATACGACAGCAGTTAAATCAAATCTTATTCTACAAACTCAATACACATATTACTCAATAATATTACTGCAAAAAAGTATTGAAGTTCAGGAACAGGAGTTAAACGCCCTTCGCGAATATTTAGATATCACACAAAAGAAACTGGCAAGCGGTTCCGCTACAAGTTTTGATGTACTAACGATACAGGTAAAAGTTGAGGAAGCGAAAAACAAAAAAGTTGACCTAGAAAATAATCTTACTAAACAATCAATAACACTAAGGCGACTGATATGCCTTAGCGACGATATTCCATTTACAGTAAGTGGTGAATTACAGGTACAACAAGAGAAAGTTGATGCAGGGTATTTTGTATCACTTGCGCTAACGCAAAGGCCTGAACTAAAAGCCGCACGGAACATTGTTATGAGCTCAAAAATGCAACTTGGCTCAACGGGCTCCGAACGATATCCAACAATCAATCTTTTTTATGAGTACGGTTACAAAAATGCTTATTTCCCCGATATGTCGGCAATATTGGAAAACACTGTAGCTGGCGCGCAATTTGAAATGCCAATATTCAGCGGTTTTAAAACCTACAACAAAGTAAAGGAAGCAAAAGCAAACTACGCCTCCACTCAATCAAAGGAAAAAGATATTGAGAATATGGTTGTTGCCGAGGTAAAACAGGCGATATCAGATGTGGAAACAAACATTGAAAAAATAGAAGCTGCCGAAATTCATGTAAAACTTGCCCTTGAAGCCGTCACACAGGCAAAAGTGCGTTTTGAAAACGGCGTAATAACAAACCTTGATATGATCAATGCCCAAACCGCACTTGATGAGGCGAAGTTACTACAGCTACAGGCAAATTTTAATTATATCATCAGTATGGATATGCTTAAGAAAGCTGCTGGTATAACCAGTGATATTAAAAATTAG